From a region of the Drosophila virilis strain 15010-1051.87 chromosome 3, Dvir_AGI_RSII-ME, whole genome shotgun sequence genome:
- the LOC6622976 gene encoding coiled-coil domain-containing protein 6 yields the protein MESPCESESSLDGGTMLPPSPVSREQLQKRIESLTQQNKVLKAELDTSKTKCKVVQEENRFLKQASVIIQAKAEQEEEYISNTLLKKIQALKKEKETLAHHYEREEECLTNDLSRKLDQLRQEKCKLEQTLEQEQECLVNKLMRKIEKLQAETDNKQTNLEQLRREMVELENTLEQEQEALVNKLWKRMDKLETEKRSLQIKLDQPVSDPTTPRDITNNANGDTATNLSAHIQTLRSEVLRLRANLATAQKEEKSIREENARLQRKLKQEVERREALCRHLSESESSLEMDEERFYNENLMAGGPTAAAAVNAQRQRTISSPVSHSPSSSRPLSPGTAGQNRCYACGQLVNRRASERFIKPALPTPMLGLNTSAPNVLTTANPLMATGPAGIYGGNTTGAGAGAGTGVGVGGGMGGFLSNLSSERLSLGGGLTQGTAHNAGGGAGTFVAGGILSLNNQLTGTSSSASSSSSNLMMNNSSSGNLVNSSSNSSLSAFTPTNQPSGAATAFIQPASPMDTSTCKE from the exons ATGGAGAGTCCTTGTGAGTCGGAGAGCTCCCTGGATGGTGGCACAATGCTGCCGCCGAGTCCAGTTTCCCGGGAGCAGCTACAGAAGCGCATCGAGTCGCTGACACAGCAAAATAA AGTTCTAAAAGCTGAGCTGGACACGTCCAAGACAAAATGCAAAGTGGTGCAGGAGGAGAATCGCTTTTTGAAACAGGCATCTGTTATAATC CAAGCCAAGGCGGAACAGGAGGAAGAGTACATTTCCAACACGTTGTTGAAGAAAATCCAAGCACTTAAGAAGGAAAAGGAGACCCTGGCGCATCACTACGAGCGCGAGGAAGAGTGCCTCACGAACGACTTGTCTCGCAAACTGGATCAGCTGCGCCAGGAGAAGTGCAAGCTAGAGCAGACgctggagcaggagcaggagtgCTTGGTGAACAAGCTGATGCGCAAAATCGAAAAACTGCAAGCGGAAACAGATAACAAGCAGACCAATCTCGAGCAGCTGCGTCGCGAAATGGTTGAGCTGGAGAACACACTCGAACAGGAACAGGAGGCGCTGGTCAACAAACTGTGGAAGCGCATGGACAAGTTGGAGACGGAGAAGCGCTCACTGCAAATAAAACTTGATCAGCCGGTCTCTGATCCGACAACGCCACGTGATATCACCAATAATGCCAATGGCGACACCGCCACCAATCTGAGCGCACACATCCAGACGTTGCGCTCCGAGGTGCTGCGTCTGCGCGCCAATCTCGCTACCGCCCAAAAGGAGGAGAAGTCCATTAGGGAGGAGAACGCCAGGCTGCAGCGCAAACTCAAACAGGAGGTGGAACGACGTGAGGCTCTGTGCCGCCATCTCTCCGAATCGGAGTCGTCGCTAGAAATGGACGAGGAGCGCTTTTACAATGAGAATCTTATGGCTGGCGGCCCGACGGCTGCCGCAGCTGTAAATGCTCAACGACAGCGCACCATTAGCAGTCCCGTTTCGCACAGTCCCTCAAGCAGTCGTCCCCTTAGTCCCGGAACGGCCGGTCAGAACCGTTGCTATGCCTGCGGGCAACTTGTG AATCGTCGCGCCAGCGAGCGCTTCATCAAGCCAGCACTGCCTACGCCCATGCTGGGCCTAAACACTTCCGCACCGAATGTGTTAACCACCGCAAATCCATTGATGGCCACCGGACCCGCTGGCATCTATGGCGGCAACACaactggcgctggcgctggtgCTGGTACTGGCGTTGGTGTTGGCGGTGGTATGGGCGGCTTTCTATCGAATCTTAGCAGCGAACGACTGAGCTTAGGTGGTGGATTAACGCAGGGAACGGCACATAATGCCGGCGGCGGTGCTGGCACTTTCGTTGCCGGCGGCATCTTATCGTTGAATAACCAGTTAACGGGCACATCCAGCAGCgcctcgtcctcgtcgtccAACTTGATGATGAACAATTCGTCCAGCGGTAATTtggtcaacagcagcagcaactcatCCCTTTCGGCTTTTACGCCCACCAATCAACCAAGTGGTGCGGCCACGGCGTTTATACAGCCGGCCAGTCCCATGGATACTTCCACATGCAAGGAATAG